Proteins encoded together in one Rhipicephalus sanguineus isolate Rsan-2018 chromosome 9, BIME_Rsan_1.4, whole genome shotgun sequence window:
- the LOC119404484 gene encoding pancreatic triacylglycerol lipase gives MRKMTKAFLMVGDCNVIIVDWQGGNALPYTQATANSRVVGAEIALLVNKLEKAFGAKRDTFHILGHSLGAHVAGYAGERLPGLGRITGLDPADPYFQHMPKEVRLDPTDARLVDVLHTDGASVFDIYKAEGLGMYQSVGHLDFYPNGGIKMPGCSTSSTFLATLTKGAIHAARSVVCNHERAVEFFLDSITERECTSLAFACVSFEAFRQGRCSDCGNNGHLCARMGLHADRWKPTDNTSVQMYLHTMDSAPFCAFPFFINVVLWRTTEQIFATGYFVLILDGTRGRAVIEINEEPLRLFGAVKNEFVVKTRAYIGDLQSASFRYTSSRFFFFRTNMLLRYVEVLPMNEPVKTHERRKKMKKFCYYNKTGIPSGEEVQLTTC, from the exons ATGAGG aAAATGACGAAAGCCTTTCTCATGGTGGGCGACTGCAACGTCATTATCGTCGACTGGCAAGGCGGCAATGCTCTGCCTTACACCCAAGCCACAGCCAACTCTAGGGTGGTCGGCGCCGAGATAGCTCTGTTGGTCAATAAGCTGGAG AAAGCATTCGGTGCGAAGCGGGACACATTCCATATACTGGGTCACAGCCTCGGCGCTCACGTGGCTGGTTATGCTGGCGAGAGGCTTCCGGGGCTTGGACGAATCACAG GTCTCGATCCAGCCGATCCCTACTTCCAGCACATGCCGAAGGAGGTGCGCCTGGACCCGACAGACGCACGGCTGGTAGACGTGCTGCACACCGACGGCGCATCGGTGTTCGATATAT ACAAAGCCGAAGGGTTGGGCATGTACCAGTCGGTCGGACACCTTGACTTCTATCCCAACGGCGGCATTAAGATGCCCGGCTGCTCAACGAGCTCAACATTTCTGGCCACACTGACTAAGGGGGCCATTCATG CCGCCCGCTCCGTGGTGTGCAACCACGAGCGCGCCGTGGAGTTCTTCCTGGACAGCATCACGGAGCGCGAGTGCACGTCACTGGCCTTCGCGTGCGTCTCGTTCGAGGCGTTCCGCCAGGGCCGCTGCTCGGACTGCGGCAACAATGGGCACCTGTGCGCCCGCATGGGACTTCACGCGGACCGCTGGAAGCCCACGGACAACACTTCGGTCCAGATGTACCTGCACACCATGGACTCGGCGCCCTTCTGCG CGTTCCCTTTCTTCATCAACGTCGTGTTGTGGAGGACGACGGAGCAGATTTTCGCCACCGGATATTTCGTTCTCATCTTGGACGGCACCAGGGGAAGAGCTGTGATCGAGATTAATGAGGA GCCGCTCCGACTGTTCGGTGCCGTGAAGAACGAGTTCGTCGTGAAGACCAGGGCCTACATTGGCGACCTGCAGTCGGCATCCTTCCGCTACACAAGCagtcgtttcttcttctttcgcactaACATGCTGCTCAGATATGTGGAGGTCTTGCCCATGAACGAACCCGTGAAGACGCA cgaaaggaggaagaagatgaagaagtttTGCTACTATAATAAAACGGGGATACCCTCTGGCGAAGAAGTTCAGCTTACTACCTGTTAA